One part of the Lycium ferocissimum isolate CSIRO_LF1 chromosome 8, AGI_CSIRO_Lferr_CH_V1, whole genome shotgun sequence genome encodes these proteins:
- the LOC132067358 gene encoding potassium transporter 6-like, which yields MDLETGVNQNRVKKESWRAILTLAYQSLGVVYGDLSTSPLYVYKSTFAEDITHSESNEEIYGVLSFVFWTLTLVPLLKYVFIVLKADDNGEGGTFALYSLLCRHAKVNSLPSCQLADEDLSNYKKDNLISPAPTTFGATLKSTLERYRVLQRFLLVLALIGACMVIGDGILTPALSVFSAVSGIELAMGKEHHKYVEVPLTCVILIALFALQHYGTHRVGFLFAPVVVTWLMCISAIGVYNIVQWDRHVYRALSPYYMYKFLKKTQTGGWMSLGGILLCITGSEAMFADLGHFSQLSIQIAFTFMVYPSLILAYMGQAAYLSQHHVIENESYRIGFYVSVPEKLRLPVLVIAILAAVVGSQAIITGTFSIIKQCSSLGCFPKVKIVNTSSKIHGQIYIPEINWTLMLLCLAVTIGFRDTKRMGNASGLAVITVMLVTTCLMSLVIVLCWRKSVLLALCFVIFFGTIEALYFSASLIKFLEGAWVPIAMAFTFMIIMCIWHYGSLKKYEFDVQNKVSIEWLLSLGPSLGIVRVRGIGLIHTELVSGIPAIFSHFVTNLPAFHQVLVFLCVKSVPVPHVKHEERFLVGHIGPREYRIYRCIVRYGYRDAHKDDSEFENDLVCSIAEFIRTGRTGLNVNGEDTRKDFEDLTVVGTPSTHISGVQLCEDEDVSAELVGTSERREILSPRVTKPKKRVRFVIPESPKIDRGAQEELRELMEAREAGIAYILGHSYVRAKQGSSLFKKIVINFGYDFLRRNSRPTTYTLSVPHASTLEVGMVYNV from the exons ATGGATCTGGAGACCGGGGTTAATCAGAATCGTGTTAAG AAAGAATCTTGGAGGGCAATATTGACATTGGCATATCaaagtttgggagttgtttatggAGATTTGAGTACATCACCTTTGTATGTGTATAAAAGTACTTTTGCTGAAGATATTACACATTCAGAGAGTAATGAAGAAATCTATGGTGTTTTATCatttgtgttttggacattGACTTTGGTTCCTTTATTGAAGTATGTGTTCATTGTACTTAAAGCTGATGATAATGGTGAAGGTGGAACATTTGCTTTGTATTCACTACTTTGTAGACATGCCAAAGTTAATTCATTGCCTAGTTGTCAGTTAGCAGATGAAGACTTATCAAATTACAAGAAAGATAATCTTATTAGTCCTGCTCCAACTACTTTTGGGGCCACACTTAAATCAACTTTGGAGAGATATAGAGTTTTGCAAAGATTTCTGCTTGTATTGGCTTTAATTGGAGCTTGTATGGTTATTGGAGATGGCATCCTCACACCTGCTCTTTCAG TTTTCTCAGCAGTATCTGGCATTGAACTTGCTATGGGAAAAGAACATCACAAAT ATGTAGAAGTTCCACTTACTTGTGTCATACTGATAGCCTTGTTTGCCCTTCAGCATTATGGCACACACAGGGTTGGATTTTTGTTTGCACCTGTTGTCGTTACATGGCTTATGTGTATCAGTGCTATTGGGgtatataatatagtacaatGGGACCGTCATGTGTATCGAGCACTGTCTCCATATTACATGTACAAGTTCCTGAAAAAAACTCAAACAGGAGGCTGGATGTCCTTGGGAGGGATCCTCCTGTGCATAACAG GTTCAGAAGCAATGTTTGCTGATCTAGGACACTTCTCCCAGTTGTCAATACAG ATTGCTTTTACCTTCATGGTTTATCCATCACTGATTCTCGCATATATGGGACAAGCTGCTTATCTTTCACAGCATCATgttattgaaaatgaaagctaTCGTATTGGCTTCTATGTTTCTGTACCAG AAAAGCTAAGGTTGCCTGTTCTGGTGATTGCTATACTCGCTGCTGTGGTGGGGAGCCAAGCCATCATCACTGGAACCTTTTCAATTATTAAACAATGCTCCTCTTTGGGTTGCTTTCCTAAAGTTAAAATAGTGAATACGTCATCAAAAATACATGGACAGATTTATATTCCAGAGATCAATTGGACCTTAATGCTACTGTGCTTGGCTGTTACTATTGGCTTCAGAGACACCAAAAGGATGGGCAATGCTTCAG GTTTGGCAGTCATAACTGTCATGCTGGTTACGACTTGTTTGATGTCATTGGTGATCGTTTTGTGCTGGCGCAAGAGTGTACTGCTTGCACTTTGCTTCGTGATATTCTTTGGGACGATTGAGGCCTTATATTTCTCAGCTTCTCTGATTAAATTTTTGGAAGGAGCATGGGTGCCCATTGCAATGGCCTTTACTTTCATGATAATAATGTGCATTTGGCACTATGGCTCTTTAAAGAAATACGAATTTGACGTCCAAAATAAGGTCTCTATTGAGTGGCTACTCAGTCTTGGTCCCAGCCTAGGCATTGTACGGGTTCGTGGCATTGGCCTCATACACACTGAGCTCGTATCCGGAATACCAGCAATCTTCTCGCATTTTGTTACCAATCTTCCAGCATTTCACCAGGTCTTAGTATTCCTTTGTGTCAAATCTGTCCCGGTTCCTCATGTTAAACACGAGGAGCGGTTCCTCGTTGGACACATTGGTCCAAGAGAATACCGAATATACAGGTGCATTGTCAGGTATGGTTATCGCGATGCTCATAAAGATGATTCAGAGTTTGAGAATGATCTTGTGTGTAGCATAGCTGAGTTTATAAGAACAGGAAGGACGGGGTTGAATGTTAACGGTGAAGATACTAGAAAGGATTTCGAGGACCTGACTGTTGTTGGTACCCCTTCAACTCATATATCAGGAGTTCAACTTTGTGAGGATGAGGATGTAAGTGCTGAATTAGTTGGAACATCAGAACGAAGAGAAATACTTTCTCCACGAGTAACCAAGCCTAAGAAAAGGGTGAGGTTTGTCATACCAGAATCTCCCAAGATTGATAGAGGTGCACAAGAGGAATTGAGGGAATTGATGGAGGCAAGGGAAGCAGGCATAGCTTACATTTTGGGACATTCATATGTAAGAGCCAAACAAGGATCTAGCTTATTTAAGAAAATAGTTATAAATTTTGGATATGACTTTTTGAGAAGGAACAGTAGACCAACTACCTACACTTTAAGTGTACCTCATGCTTCTACTTTAGAGGTAGGAATGGTTTACAATGTATGA
- the LOC132067359 gene encoding F-box/kelch-repeat protein At3g23880-like: MELEADEATNHTQIPSTSSKDSILANPTLPQELITAILVRLPVKYLLKFKCVSKHWFALISSPEFVKTHLSFSAKHSTHHRLVLKSVKRHTLEYNLKLCSVSSLFYEPVTEAFDLDYPMKDPQKFFRIVSSVNGLICYCIGFNDLVLWNPSTRKFKKVPDLVHTQTDDYHFSYGFGYDEVHDDYKVVAIFREISKRKYDAKIYSLKSDSWRTLDDFQGKILFNEYSSGKLVNGKLHWVTTGGDDRVITSIDLVDEKCRKVMEPYYGEESLYLTLGVLESDFSVVLSNHERMDVWVMKEYGVKESWTKLYTIIKCPGCATSPPICMSIEGEILHTFGSTLTILKPENDTMRFPKVTNIDGHVGEKLYIESLVCPISQNEPMSQH, encoded by the coding sequence ATGGAACTTGAGGCAGATGAAGCCACAAACCATACTCAAATTCCATCAACTTCAAGCAAAGATTCAATCTTGGCAAACCCTACTTTGCCACAAGAACTCATCACAGCAATCCTTGTAAGACTACCAGTTAAATACCTCTTAAAGTTCAAGTGTGTTTCTAAACATTGGTTTGCTTTAATCTCTAGTCCTGAATTTGTCAAGACCCATCTTAGCTTCTCTGCTAAGCATTCCACCCACCATAGACTTGTGTTGAAATCAGTGAAACGTCATACTCTTGAGTACAATCTTAAACTTTGTTCTGTTAGCTCTTTATTTTATGAGCCTGTAACTGAGGCATTTGACTTGGATTATCCCATGAAAGacccccaaaaatttttccGTATTGTGAGTTCTGTCAATGGGTTGATTTGTTATTGTATTGGGTTTAATGACTTGGTTTTGTGGAATCCGTCaactagaaagttcaagaaagtgcCTGACCTTGTGCATACACAGACAGATGATTACCATTTCAGTTATGGTTTTGGATATGATGAGGTTCATGATGATTATAAGGTAGTGGCTATTTTCCGTGAAATCAGCAAACGCAAATATGATGCCAAAATATATAGTTTAAAGAGTGATTCTTGGAGAACACTTGATGATTTCCAAGGCAAGATTCTCTTCAATGAATATTCTTCAGGCAAGTTGGTGAATGGGAAGCTTCACTGGGTTACTACTGGTGGTGATGATCGGGTCATCACGTCCATTGATTTGGTTGATGAGAAATGTAGGAAGGTGATGGAGCCCTACTATGGAGAAGAAAGTTTATATTTGACACTTGGAGTGTTGGAAAGTGATTTTTCTGTGGTGCTCTCTAATCATGAGAGAATGGATGTGTGGGTTATGAAGGAGTATGGGGTTAAAGAGTCTTGGACAAAACTGTATACAATCATCAAATGTCCTGGCTGTGCGACTTCTCCACCCATTTGCATGTCAATTGAAGGTGAAATTTTGCACACGTTTGGCTCAACTTTAACGATACTCAAACCAGAGAATGACACAATGAGATTTCCAAAGGTGACTAACATTGATGGCCATGTTGGGGAGAAACTCTACATTGAAAGCCTAGTTTGTCCGATTTCACAAAACGAACCAATGTCACAACATTGA